One Triplophysa rosa linkage group LG21, Trosa_1v2, whole genome shotgun sequence DNA segment encodes these proteins:
- the l3mbtl1 gene encoding lethal(3)malignant brain tumor-like protein 1 isoform X3, whose translation MSAKEDLEILPNIAAASSESNVSHTPDNNSHQQKLQDTTTIVLPALAHPLQKAELPQNAGRTIKGISGISELDAASLPAQVGGTIVHVLGWKERMAILPASNLKFCVSESASLEVLSEGKTISSNQTTKESQTKSANLILKQVKESDVSADGNGMSAASAVADRLQRAHMEVQDSLVHRKCGTAVKRSYPEELRKELSYPEELHKEPMSENPAGVESIAKALLTSNEHEMLKPIKKRKRREYNSPSEEDSDNEAMEEKFETSKFDGRSNKGTAETKLESWSWPQYLEEQKAMAAPVRLFQETQRVPIIKNNFRQGMKLEGIDPQHPSMYFALTVAEVCGFRLRLHFDGYSDSHDFWVNSNCTDIHPAGWCESTGHKLYTPKGCKEEEFSWSNYLKITRSQTAPKELFSSTIKTETDCGFEVGMKLEAVDRMNPSLICVATVTDKVGIRFLVHFDNWDDTYDYWCDAHSPYIHPIGWCQERGLSLTPPQDYPDPEGFSWERYLEETGSTAVAPESFEVRPPHGFQVQMKFEAVDKRCPGLIRVATVQEVDTYRIKIHFDGWSHLYDEWMDSDHPDIHPAGWSESTGHPLKHPPCQPSARKDGPRENLTVQQPNFSSMSCKSLPQPRNTSKYSFHHRKCPTPGCDGSGHVTGRFTAHHCLSGCPLAERNQGRLKADLSDTEGSKRTLLVFGQRAKKSRYHGRIGRPPKYRKSQQRNCQNMTSDAMYPSLFMTAFTANADRTLSLCWEQHCKLLPGVAGIHASQVATWTVEEVFGFVNNLICCEEQAKIFRDEMIDGEALLLLNQNDIVKIMNIKLGPALKIHNAILMFKSTDESLK comes from the exons ATGAGTGCCAAAGAGGACCTGGAAATTCTGCCAAATATTGCAGCTGCATCATCTGAAAGCAATGTCTCTCACACGCCAGATAACAATTCTCACCAGCAGAAACTGCAGGATACTACAACAATTGTGTTACCAG CCTTAGCTCATCCTTTACAAAAAGCTGAGTTGCCTCAAAATGCAGGCAGGACTATTAAAGGAATCAGTGGAATCAGTGAACTAGACGCTGCATCACTGCCTGCTCAGGTTGGAGGGACCATTGTGCACGTTCTGGGCTGGAAGGAGAGAATGGCCATACTGCCGGCAAGCAatttaaaa TTTTGTGTTAGTGAGAGCGCATCATTGGAAGTGTTAAGTGAAGGGAAAACCATCTCTTCTAACCAGACCACTAAAGAATCTCAGACAAAATCAGCAAATTTAATACTCAAACAAGTTAAAGAATCAG ATGTCTCAGCTGATGGAAATGGCATGTCTGCTGCTTCTGCAGTGGCAGATAGACTACAGAGAGCACATATGGAAGTCCAGGACAGTCTGGTTCATAGGAAATGCGGGACAGCAGTCAAACGAAGCTACCCGGAGGAACTACGCAAGGAGCTGAGCTACCCAGAGGAACTACACAAGGAGCCAATGTCTGAAAA TCCTGCAGGTGTTGAGAGCATTGCAAAGGCTCTGCTGACCTCTAATGAACATGAAATGTTAAAGCCCAtaaagaagaggaagaggagagaATACAACAGCCCTTCGGAAGAAGACTCTGATAATGAAGCAatg GAGGAGAAATTTGAGACTTCAAAATTTGATGGCAGATCAAACAAAG GTACAGCAGAGACTAAACTTGAATCATGGTCGTGGCCACAATATCTAGAAGAACAGAAAGCTATGGCTGCTCCAGTCCGACTCTTCCAAGAG ACTCAGAGGGTTCccattattaaaaacaacttcAGACAGGGTATGAAGTTGGAGGGCATCGACCCGCAGCATCCTTCAATGTATTTCGCACTAACAGTGGCTGAG gTTTGTGGCTTTAGATTACGTCTTCATTTTGATGGCTATTCTGACTCCCATGACTTCTGGGTTAATTCCAACTGCACTGATATTCACCCTGCTGGATGGTGTGAAAGCACCGGACACAAGTTATATACTCCAAAAG GATGTAAAGAGGAAGAGTTTTCTTGGTCTAACTATCTTAAAATCACCAGATCACAGACTGCCCCAAAAGAGTTGTTCTCTAGCACAATCAAA ACAGAAACTGATTGTGGATTTGAGGTGGGGATGAAGTTAGAGGCTGTCGACCGCATGAATCCCTCTCTCATCTGTGTTGCCACAGTAACAGACAAAGTAGGCATCCGGTTTCTGGTTCATTTTGATAACTGGGATGACACTTATGACTACTG GTGTGATGCTCACAGTCCATATATTCATCCCATTGGCTGGTGTCAGGAAAGGGGCCTCTCTCTTACACCTCCACAAG ATTACCCTGACCCCGAGGGATTCTCCTgggagagatatttggaagagacAGGCTCAACTGCAGTTGCCCCTGAATCATTTGAAGTG CGTCCTCCTCATGGCTTCCAGGTGCAGATGAAATTTGAGGCAGTGGATAAAAGATGTCCTGGGCTCATCCGTGTAGCTACAGTTCAAGAGGTGGACACTTACAGAATTAAG ATTCATTTTGATGGGTGGAGCCATTTGTATGACGAGTGGATGGATTCTGACCATCCGGACATCCACCCAGCAGGCTGGTCTGAAAGCACAGGACACCCCCTTAAACACCCACCTTGCCAGCCGAGTGCCCGGAAAGATG GTCCCAGGGAGAACCTGACAGTCCAACAACCAAACTTCTCCTCCATGTCCTGTAAAAGCCTTCCTCAGCCTCGCAACACCTCAAAATACAGCTTCCACCACAG AAAGTGTCCTACTCCAGGATGTGATGGGTCTGGTCATGTGACTGGCCGTTTTACCGCtcatcattgtttatctggttGTCCATTGGCTGAGAGAAACCAGGGCCGTCTCAAGGCGGATCTCTCTGATACAGAAGGATCCAAGCGCACACTCCTTGTCTTTGGCCAGAGAGCAAAAAAGTCACGGTACCATGGCAG GATTGGTCGCCCCCCTAAATATCGCAAAAGTCAGCAAAGAAACTGTCAGA ATATGACATCTGATGCCATGTACCCCTCTCTCTTCATGACGGCATTCACAGCTAATGCTGAccgcactctctctctctgctgggaGCAGCACTGTAAGTTACTGCCAGGAGTTGCAGGAATTCATGCAAGTCAAGTAGCTACCTGGACTGTAGAAGAG